The Acetoanaerobium noterae genome window below encodes:
- the coaE gene encoding dephospho-CoA kinase (Dephospho-CoA kinase (CoaE) performs the final step in coenzyme A biosynthesis.) has product MKQNKMIIGITGSIGTGKSTVSNYLISKGYSVVDADKISKGAYNIGSNGYKAILEVFGEEILNSNGEVDRKKIKKIVFDNSNMLQRLNMAIHPIIINEIEKEIEILLESQNVVFLDAPLLIETELHKKVNKIIVVICDKNEQINRIIKRDKITADMAISIINSQMSIDEKLKFADYIVYNNSTIENLYSQVDEIILEIKKEISDV; this is encoded by the coding sequence ATGAAACAAAATAAAATGATTATTGGAATAACAGGTTCAATTGGAACAGGAAAGTCAACGGTAAGTAACTATTTAATATCAAAAGGCTATAGTGTTGTAGATGCAGACAAAATATCCAAAGGAGCCTATAATATTGGCTCAAATGGATATAAAGCTATTTTAGAAGTGTTTGGAGAAGAAATTTTAAATAGTAACGGAGAAGTAGATAGAAAAAAAATTAAAAAAATAGTATTTGATAATTCAAATATGCTACAAAGACTAAATATGGCTATTCATCCTATTATTATAAATGAAATTGAAAAAGAGATAGAAATACTGTTAGAGTCTCAAAACGTAGTTTTTCTTGATGCTCCTTTACTTATAGAAACTGAGCTTCATAAGAAGGTAAACAAGATAATTGTTGTTATCTGCGATAAAAATGAGCAAATTAATAGGATAATAAAAAGAGATAAGATTACGGCTGATATGGCTATTAGTATAATTAATAGTCAAATGAGTATTGACGAGAAGCTTAAGTTTGCAGATTATATAGTTTACAATAATAGCACTATTGAAAATTTATATAGTCAAGTTGACGAAATTATTTTGGAAATAAAAAAGGAAATATCTGATGTTTAA
- a CDS encoding lytic transglycosylase domain-containing protein — MKRIMIILFIGLILFLGYKSEPKLLLFIKYPQQYKEYVFKYSDLYQIEDELIFSIIKAESNFYPYAKSKKDAKGLMQIIDKTWSWGCSELESPSMDYYNIEDNIKVGTWYLRRLINEFGSEELAVLAYNAGSGNVNAWISKGYLSDTDYTKWEIPFEESKAYINKVMSYRNKYALIYE; from the coding sequence ATGAAAAGAATTATGATAATTTTATTTATTGGATTGATTTTATTTTTAGGATATAAATCTGAGCCTAAATTATTGTTGTTTATAAAATATCCACAGCAATATAAAGAGTATGTTTTCAAATACTCAGATTTATATCAAATAGAAGATGAACTTATTTTTTCAATAATCAAAGCAGAGAGCAATTTTTATCCTTATGCTAAATCAAAAAAAGATGCTAAAGGGTTGATGCAGATTATTGACAAAACTTGGAGCTGGGGATGCAGTGAACTTGAGTCACCATCTATGGATTATTACAATATTGAGGATAATATTAAAGTAGGGACTTGGTATTTGAGAAGACTTATTAATGAATTCGGATCCGAGGAGTTAGCTGTATTGGCATATAACGCTGGATCAGGTAATGTAAATGCATGGATATCTAAAGGATATTTGTCAGATACTGACTATACAAAATGGGAAATCCCTTTTGAAGAATCTAAAGCATATATAAATAAAGTAATGAGTTATAGAAACAAATATGCTTTAATATACGAATAG
- a CDS encoding FUSC family protein yields MRNIKTAISVVICIVISNLLNLNNPIFVIIGAIVSMQGSINESYKSGINRILGTVFGAMVGMLFYQISPNNTLLIGLGTILIIHINNKLKWNKSIVITLIVFCSIMLNTEENVFMYSAFRVIDTTIGIIVAFSVNLLVFRPKHKEKISTILEHLISYLDKELYEYFVLNIPFELKEYSDKLNEINQSYEIYKSEFLSGEKNYKEEELIIKSLMLLDEIYHNINIIQNFDKQISKSTANIIKKHLEIDIYNTISSEDDLFMVYNYHIKNIIFDLVKLKELQGYNL; encoded by the coding sequence ATGAGAAATATTAAGACTGCTATTTCTGTTGTGATTTGTATTGTTATATCAAATTTACTGAATTTGAATAATCCAATTTTTGTAATTATAGGTGCAATTGTAAGTATGCAAGGAAGTATAAATGAATCCTACAAAAGTGGAATTAATAGAATTCTAGGAACAGTTTTTGGTGCAATGGTAGGTATGCTATTTTATCAAATTAGCCCTAATAATACTTTATTAATTGGTCTTGGAACTATACTCATAATTCATATAAATAATAAATTAAAGTGGAATAAATCTATTGTTATTACACTTATTGTTTTTTGCTCAATTATGTTAAATACTGAAGAAAATGTGTTTATGTATTCAGCTTTTAGAGTAATTGACACAACTATAGGAATTATAGTTGCTTTTAGTGTTAATTTATTAGTGTTCAGACCAAAACATAAAGAAAAAATATCAACAATATTAGAACATTTGATTAGCTATCTAGATAAAGAGCTCTATGAGTATTTTGTGCTTAATATCCCATTTGAGTTAAAAGAATATAGTGATAAGCTAAATGAAATAAATCAATCCTACGAAATTTACAAGTCTGAATTTTTAAGTGGAGAAAAAAATTATAAGGAAGAGGAATTAATTATTAAATCACTTATGTTGCTTGATGAAATTTATCACAATATTAATATTATTCAAAACTTTGACAAACAAATATCAAAAAGTACAGCAAATATCATAAAAAAGCACCTTGAAATAGATATTTACAATACAATATCGTCTGAAGATGATTTATTCATGGTTTATAATTATCACATTAAAAACATAATCTTCGATTTGGTGAAATTAAAAGAATTACAAGGATACAACTTATAG
- a CDS encoding C40 family peptidase: MKKGWLLSCLFTTSIILTFPAIADANQYEKAVVESPIIDIRLDSNSNSTVISKISKGQEILIVGEENGWTKIKLGTGIEGFIESSDSQIKKIEDGFITNKGVNLRRNATTESEAIHILNTGDKVEIIEKSGQWTKVRLNSLIGYVHSDYISSDLNKSATVSRGASRDIDSLIEVAKSKLGTPYNYGSSGPNSFDCSGFVSYSYKTSLGIDLPRTSTSQSKQGTQVSKDELQTGDIVYFDTGGGLDRVNHVGIYLSDGEFIHASSGRNMKVMISSLDEKHYRNSYMGATRIIE; encoded by the coding sequence ATGAAAAAAGGATGGTTACTATCGTGCTTGTTTACTACAAGTATAATACTTACATTTCCGGCAATAGCGGATGCAAATCAATACGAAAAGGCAGTAGTGGAATCACCTATAATAGATATTAGACTTGATTCAAACTCAAATTCAACTGTAATATCTAAAATTTCTAAAGGGCAAGAAATTTTAATTGTAGGTGAAGAGAATGGATGGACTAAGATTAAACTTGGAACAGGCATAGAAGGATTTATTGAGTCCTCAGATAGTCAAATTAAAAAGATTGAAGACGGCTTTATCACTAATAAGGGTGTAAACCTAAGAAGAAATGCTACCACAGAAAGTGAAGCAATTCATATCTTAAATACTGGAGATAAAGTTGAAATAATTGAAAAAAGTGGTCAGTGGACGAAGGTAAGATTAAATTCACTGATAGGTTATGTACATAGCGATTATATTTCATCTGACTTAAATAAATCTGCTACTGTGTCAAGAGGAGCTTCAAGAGATATCGATTCATTAATTGAAGTTGCAAAATCTAAATTAGGAACTCCATATAACTATGGAAGTTCAGGACCAAATAGCTTTGATTGTTCGGGCTTTGTTTCTTATTCATACAAGACATCTTTAGGAATTGACCTACCTAGAACATCTACTTCTCAGAGTAAGCAAGGAACTCAAGTATCTAAAGATGAGCTACAAACTGGAGATATTGTGTATTTTGATACAGGCGGTGGTCTAGACAGAGTTAATCACGTAGGTATTTATTTGTCAGACGGAGAATTCATTCATGCATCATCAGGGAGGAATATGAAAGTGATGATTTCATCTCTAGATGAAAAGCATTATCGAAACTCTTATATGGGTGCTACAAGGATTATTGAATAA
- the rsxC gene encoding electron transport complex subunit RsxC yields the protein MKLLSFKGGIHPPHNKELTEHLPVEKAINPKIVYIPLAQHIGAPCSPIVNVGDIVKVGQAIGEPQGFVSSPVHSSVSGKVIAIKPMTTPGGQMTTCIVIENDFNDEIHESIMPYGEVKDLSSEKLLEIVKNAGIVGMGGATFPTHVKLSPPKEKNIDVVILNGAECEPYLTADHRLMLETPEDVVNGLLGIMKILGVEKGYIGIEDNKPDCIASVSKVAQGINSIEVVGLRTKYPQGAEKQLIYACTNREVPSGGLPMDAGVVVNNVATAAQLAKTIRTGMPLIDRICTVTGGAISNPKNIQIKIGTLYSEIIDQAGGFKTQPSKVISGGPMMGIAQFTLEVPATKGSSGILCFTYEEAKAKEVQNCMRCAKCVNICPANLQPLFISAYSLKNDYKKAMEFRALDCIECGSCSFVCPSARPLLQSIRVAKREILAQKRKESK from the coding sequence ATGAAGCTATTAAGCTTTAAAGGAGGAATTCATCCTCCACATAATAAGGAACTGACAGAACATCTTCCGGTTGAAAAGGCTATTAATCCTAAAATAGTGTACATACCATTGGCCCAGCATATCGGAGCTCCATGTAGCCCAATTGTAAATGTTGGAGATATTGTGAAGGTTGGTCAAGCTATTGGAGAACCACAGGGTTTTGTTTCTTCTCCAGTTCATTCTTCAGTGTCTGGTAAAGTTATAGCTATAAAGCCTATGACTACGCCAGGTGGACAAATGACAACTTGTATTGTTATTGAAAACGATTTTAATGATGAAATCCATGAAAGTATTATGCCGTACGGTGAGGTTAAAGACCTTTCGTCTGAAAAACTTTTAGAGATAGTTAAAAATGCTGGTATAGTAGGTATGGGTGGAGCAACTTTCCCAACTCATGTAAAACTTAGCCCGCCTAAAGAAAAAAATATTGATGTTGTAATATTAAATGGAGCAGAATGCGAACCTTATTTAACAGCGGATCATAGATTGATGCTAGAAACACCCGAGGATGTTGTAAATGGATTATTAGGAATAATGAAGATTTTAGGTGTAGAAAAAGGATACATTGGAATAGAAGACAATAAACCAGATTGTATTGCCAGTGTATCAAAGGTTGCTCAAGGGATTAATAGCATTGAGGTAGTTGGACTTAGGACTAAATATCCTCAAGGAGCGGAAAAACAACTTATCTATGCATGCACTAATAGAGAGGTTCCAAGCGGGGGTCTTCCTATGGATGCCGGAGTCGTGGTTAATAACGTTGCTACTGCTGCTCAGCTTGCAAAGACTATAAGAACAGGTATGCCACTTATCGATAGAATATGTACAGTTACGGGCGGGGCAATTTCAAATCCTAAAAATATTCAAATAAAAATTGGAACTTTATACAGTGAAATAATTGACCAAGCTGGTGGCTTTAAAACTCAACCAAGTAAAGTAATCAGTGGGGGTCCGATGATGGGCATAGCACAATTTACTTTAGAAGTACCGGCAACTAAAGGTTCATCTGGAATATTATGTTTTACATATGAGGAAGCAAAGGCTAAAGAAGTTCAAAACTGTATGAGATGTGCAAAGTGCGTAAATATTTGCCCAGCTAATTTACAGCCATTATTCATAAGTGCGTATTCTTTAAAGAATGATTATAAAAAAGCAATGGAATTTAGAGCGCTTGATTGCATTGAATGCGGATCATGTTCATTTGTTTGTCCTTCAGCAAGGCCATTACTACAATCAATTCGTGTTGCTAAACGTGAAATTTTAGCTCAGAAAAGAAAAGAATCTAAATAA